In Plasmodium gaboni strain SY75 chromosome 8, whole genome shotgun sequence, one DNA window encodes the following:
- a CDS encoding dicarboxylate/tricarboxylate carrier — MDRDIAKYDLESSSSVDVKKKGNNNKSVFEKIKPFAVGGASGMFATFCIQPLDMVKVRIQLNAEGKNTVKNPFVVAKNIIKNEGFLSLYKGLDAGLTRQVIYTTGRLGLFRTFSDMVKKEGEPLPFYKKCFCALAAGGLGAFIGNPADLSLIRLQADNTLPKELKRNYTGVFNALYRISKEEGLFALWKGSVPTIARAMSLNLGMLSTYDQSKEFLQKYLGVGMKTNLVASVISGFFAVTLSLPFDFVKTCMQKMKADPVTKKMPYKNMLDCSIQLYKKGGISIFYSSYATYYVRIAPHAMITLITVDYLNNLLKKYS, encoded by the coding sequence atgGACAGAGATATAGCTAAATACGATTTAGAATCAAGTTCAAGTGTTGATGTGAAAAAAAAGGGAAATAATAACAAGAGTGTTTTTGAAAAGATAAAACCATTCGCTGTAGGAGGAGCGAGTGGTATGTTTGCAACATTTTGTATCCAGCCATTAGATATGGTAAAAGTAAGAATTCAATTAAATGCTGAAGGAAAAAATACAGTTAAGAATCCATTTGTAGTTGctaagaatataataaagaatgAAGGATTTTTGTCATTATATAAAGGATTAGATGCTGGATTAACTCGTCaagttatatatacaacAGGTCGATTAGGATTATTTCGTACTTTTTCAGATATGGTAAAAAAAGAAGGTGAACCTTTAcctttttataaaaaatgtttttgTGCTCTAGCTGCTGGTGGATTAGGAGCTTTTATTGGAAATCCTGCAGATTTATCTTTAATTAGATTACAAGCTGATAATACATTACcaaaagaattaaaaagaaattatacTGGTGTGTTTAATGCATTATATAGAATTTCAAAAGAAGAAGGATTATTTGCTCTATGGAAAGGTTCAGTCCCAACTATAGCTAGAGCTATGTCATTAAATTTAGGAATGCTTTCTACATATGATCAATCTAAAGAatttttacaaaaatatCTTGGTGTTGGTATGAAAACTAATCTCGTTGCTAGTGTTATTAGTGGCTTTTTTGCGGTCACTTTAAGTTTACCTTTTGATTTTGTTAAAACGTGCATGCAAAAAATGAAAGCAGATCCTGTTACTAAAAAAATGccttataaaaatatgttagATTGTTCTAttcaattatataaaaaaggagGTATCTCTATTTTCTATTCAAGTTATGCTACTTATTATGTTCGTATCGCACCACATGCTATGATTACACTTATAACTGTTGATTATCTAAAtaatcttttaaaaaaatattcttaa
- a CDS encoding hypothetical protein (conserved Plasmodium protein, unknown function), producing the protein MNETSYIPGYRDINIHAFYRPQEDYAFANNIRAKQFIYNPYFKKELKGPYIKKMYEPFEMNKPHTKSLFSPHILSHTKLNRQCNPLVSYPYGIPRDIEYEKCSKCKGKKKQHTIKYNKKKNKNLKRDTPSYESNFFVSRLKSEYNNSNEQPYINIEKKNDNGDDISKIIYDIENIKDKSKRESYEDTYSIPMGKENIIYDYSNSSRNSYNIIKELSKPRYENLDNFPMQYIDTHDNDDSSMYYYSYNEKENFNSQEKLKKKNLDLKDLHINDEVNISNKYKRENDKKYEHKDVGESSSSLNSEEKHEIDNIISKYNNNKNNNIQKDNNKKMNFIDNTIINTDKKGKKDLLIMLINDLTHGKIKYKKAKNDEKYKMNHENKIKRENIIKKENVLKNDHILKNTQQNLKQVKICENENIFSKYNVMEIYKNQNSISTDNIKEKNTSKENSHHRKGHGKKKEMEVEHYHRYCKSGNGKNGKNEKEKNHEDAKIKRVYYKNSLELPKSNEQDMYESNLLKKKSFNPKKNKKVSIEKEPIIFKKSKDDQSKIAKQIIARAKTMKMKRIGTINFPTKNSNNMSLKKRNTLKKLNTMVESKFKKQNTTVLKKRKTMPRLHLTKPPNPVIFINKKKLLKAQKSVHIQDNNKKNKNKNNINSNSNNNNINRKKILSRSKTKVYINNKSKIFKKADVKMVSKNPFNILTSNNSLSSNSEDEKDKNIIKKENARNNNKNLNIPSKKDNPHINNHSVRNKLKSKKDELFQNILSLTKNMKEQPLKKTYHEHINHKDLLSLTSKNSDETYDNSVSGAL; encoded by the coding sequence ATGAACGAAACAAGTTATATACCAGGTTACAGAGATATAAATATCCACGCATTTTATAGACCACAAGAAGATTATGCTTTCgcaaataatataagaGCTAAGcaatttatatataatccTTATTTTAAGAAGGAATTAAAAGGTCcatatatcaaaaaaatgTATGAACCTTTTGAAATGAATAAACCACATACAAAAAGCTTATTTTCTCCACATATTCTTTCTCACACCAAATTAAATAGACAATGTAATCCTTTAGTATCCTATCCTTATGGTATTCCTCGAGATATAGAATATGAAAAGTGTTCAAAATgtaaaggaaaaaaaaaacagcACACAATTAAGTACAATAAGAAAAAGAATAAGAACTTAAAGAGAGATACACCTAGTTACGAGAGCAACTTTTTTGTTTCAAGATTAAAATCCGAGTATAATAATTCCAATGAGCAAccatatattaatatagaaaaaaagaatgaCAATGGTGATGATATTAGTAAGATCATATATGACATAGAAAACATTAAGGATAAATCAAAACGGGAGTCATATGAAGATACATACTCAATTCCTATGGGaaaggaaaatataatatatgattaCTCCAATTCATCCAGAAATAGttacaatataataaaagaacTTAGCAAGCCACGTTATGAAAATTTAGATAATTTTCCTATGCAGTATATAGATACACatgataatgatgattcatccatgtattattatagctataatgaaaaagaaaattttaattctcaagaaaaattaaaaaaaaaaaatttagaTTTAAAGGATCTCCATATTAATGATGAAGtaaatatatctaataaatataaaagagaaaatgataaaaaatatgaacataAGGATGTTGGAGAATCTTCAAGTTCACTTAATTCGGAAGAAAAACATGAAATTGACAATATAATAAGcaaatataacaataataagaataataatatacaaaaggataataacaaaaaaatgaacTTTATCGATAACACTATAATCAATACGGATAAGAAAGGAAAAAAGgatttattaattatgCTTATCAATGATCTGACTCAtggaaaaataaaatacaaaaaagcaaaaaatgatgaaaaatataaaatgaatcatgaaaataaaataaaacgtgaaaacataataaaaaaagaaaatgttcttaaaaatgatcatatattaaaaaatacacaACAGAACCTAAAGCAAGTAAAAATATGcgaaaatgaaaatatattcagCAAATACAATGTTATGgaaatttataaaaatcaaaataGTATATCAAcagataatataaaagaaaaaaatacatCCAAAGAAAATTCTCATCATAGGAAAGGACATggaaaaaagaaagaaatgGAAGTAGAACATTACCATAGGTACTGTAAATCAGGAAATGgaaaaaatggaaaaaatgaaaaggaaaaaaatcATGAGGATgcaaaaattaaaagagtatattataaaaacagTTTGGAATTACCTAAATCAAATGAACAAGATATGTATGAATCAAatttattgaaaaaaaaatcattcaaccccaaaaaaaataaaaaggtCTCTATAGAAAAAGAGCCTATCATTTTCAAAAAAAGTAAAGATGATCAATCAAAAATAGCAAAACAAATAATAGCTAGAGCAAAAAcaatgaaaatgaaaagaataGGTACCATTAATTTTCCAACTAAAAATAGCAATAATATGAGTCTCAAGAAAAGAAATACCctaaaaaaattaaatacaATGGTGGAATCGaaatttaaaaaacaaaacacAACAGTATTgaaaaaaaggaaaacTATGCCAAGGTTGCATTTGACGAAACCACCCAACCCAGTAATATTcataaacaaaaaaaaacttCTAAAAGCACAGAAGAGTGTACACATCcaagataataataaaaaaaataaaaataaaaataacattaatagtaatagtaataataataatattaatagaaaaaaaattcttaGTAGATCTAAGACAAAAgtttatattaataataaatccAAAATTTTCAAAAAGGCAGACGTAAAAATGGTTTCAAAAAATCCATTTAACATATTAACATCTAACAACAGTTTAAGTAGTAATAGTGAAGATGAAAAAgacaaaaatataatcaaaaaagaaaatgcacggaataataataaaaaccTAAATATACCTTCTAAAAAAGATAACCCTCATATTAATAATCATTCCGTAAGAAATAAATTGAAATCGAAAAAGGATGAATTATTTCAGAATATTTTATCGCTAACgaaaaatatgaaagaGCAACCATTAAAGAAGACATATCATGAACATATAAATCATAAGGATTTATTATCCTTAACCTCAAAAAATAGTGATGAAACATATGATAATTCAGTTAGTGGAGCATTGTAA
- a CDS encoding putative exonuclease codes for MNLLNYTHNYICIIKYKHFYQNLLNIQFFKHFKCIEKIGLLKRFYSTKFISKEYEKYDRYNNDKKCIILKNAQSVSKDIKIIENEKECEEAAEEINKSEIIAVDFEGTNLGRYGKVCLMQVYIEKKNIYEQSDNIVQKYYIFDLLKTSVIKSAQKIIENKKTLKLIHDCREDSSALYNQLGIKLENVYDTSRAHILLMEKQKKNDIYQVSFSQLINDYLGINDDSLSVIKKEMYKNEKIWETRPLSNISIIYALKNVKYLYKLYNIFDKLLPKKLVLEKSKDFVNYCYLNYEYKLPSDLAKRGNIVEAMLVSKSLLNCVFKLNSTRKGMACTPSTIAHFVDVKIGDVVLCVVSNKSINQKILYLCKHDDVYDYWNLKERPRDKFKPSIHEHATDPMITFCNEEHSS; via the coding sequence ATGAATTTGTTGAATTATAcacataattatatatgtattataaaatataaacatttttatcaaaacCTCTTGAATATTcaattttttaaacattttAAATGTATAGAAAAAATTGGATTATTAAAAAGGTTTTATAGTACAAAATTTATTTCAaaagaatatgaaaaatatgataggtataataatgataaaaaatgtattatattaaagaaTGCTCAGAGTGTATCCAAagatattaaaattattgaGAACGAAAAAGAATGCGAAGAAGCAGCTgaagaaattaataaaagtGAAATCATTGCAGTTGATTTTGAGGGAACGAATTTGGGTAGATATGGAAAAGTATGTTTAATGCAGGtttatatagaaaaaaaaaatatttatgaacAGAGTGATAATATAGTccaaaaatattatatatttgatttACTTAAAACGTCAGTAATAAAAAGTGcacaaaaaataattgaaaataaaaaaacgTTGAAATTAATACATGATTGCAGAGAAGATAGTTCTGCTTTGTATAATCAGTTAGGAATAAAACTTGAAAATGTTTATGACACATCGAGAGCTCATATACTCTTAATGGAAAAACAAAAGAAGAATGATATATATCAAGTTAGTTTTTCTCAACTTATAAATGATTATTTAGGTATTAATGATGATTCATTAAGtgttattaaaaaagagatgtataagaatgaaaaaatttGGGAAACAAGACCTTTAAGTAATATAAGTATAATATATgctttaaaaaatgtaaaatatttatacaaGTTATACAACATATTTGATAAATTACTTCCAAAAAAACTGGTTTTGGAAAAATCCAAAGATTTTGTGAATTATTGTTACCTtaattatgaatataaacTACCAAGTGATTTAGCTAAAAGGGGGAATATAGTGGAAGCTATGTTAGTGAGTAAATCTTTATTAAACTGTGTTTTTAAATTGAATAGTACCAGAAAAGGAATGGCTTGTACCCCATCAACTATTGCTCATTTTGTTGATGTTAAGATTGGAGATGTTGTTTTGTGTGTAGTAAGTAATAAATCGATAAATCAGAAAatcttatatttatgtaagCATGATGATGTGTATGATTATTGGAATTTAAAGGAAAGACCCAGGGACAAATTCAAGCCATCAATACATGAACATGCGACTGATCCTATGATTACATTTTGTAATGAGGAGCATTCATCTTAA